Proteins from a genomic interval of Desulfurobacterium sp. TC5-1:
- the rpmB gene encoding 50S ribosomal protein L28: MAKCAICGKETIFINKVSHSHRVSSKRQKPNLQKIRAVVNGEKKRIWVCTKCLKAGKVVKAG, encoded by the coding sequence ATGGCTAAGTGTGCAATTTGCGGAAAAGAGACAATCTTTATCAATAAGGTCAGTCACTCTCACAGAGTTTCAAGTAAGAGGCAGAAGCCAAACCTTCAGAAAATCAGAGCTGTTGTAAACGGTGAAAAGAAGAGAATCTGGGTTTGTACCAAGTGCCTCAAGGCTGGAAAAGTAGTTAAGGCAGGTTAA
- a CDS encoding redoxin domain-containing protein — translation MDRRLIAATILIAQLTTAPAFADWYILLPKDRRPTEENMKEKVLNKKPYKAEKSKIPAPDFKARTLKGTVELQNAKGKEIVVFFFENPYSPLSEELIKKLDEIAEKNDNVIILCVDVNDADYPILLRYKKDMKLKSVHLTADSYIYKQFKDQLKIKKLPASIFIDKEGFVRFYSDNIGTTSVEEFARNVEKTVERLK, via the coding sequence ATGGATAGAAGACTGATAGCGGCTACTATTCTCATAGCACAACTGACAACAGCTCCTGCATTTGCAGACTGGTATATTCTCCTACCTAAAGATAGAAGGCCTACCGAAGAGAACATGAAAGAAAAGGTTCTCAACAAGAAACCTTACAAAGCGGAAAAGAGTAAGATTCCAGCACCCGATTTCAAAGCAAGGACACTAAAGGGAACCGTTGAACTTCAAAACGCAAAGGGAAAAGAGATAGTTGTATTTTTCTTTGAAAACCCCTACTCACCGCTATCAGAAGAGTTAATAAAAAAGCTTGACGAGATAGCGGAGAAAAATGACAATGTAATCATTCTCTGCGTTGATGTAAACGATGCTGACTATCCAATTCTTCTAAGATACAAAAAGGACATGAAGCTTAAAAGTGTCCACCTAACAGCAGATTCATACATTTACAAGCAGTTTAAGGATCAACTGAAGATTAAAAAGTTACCCGCATCTATCTTTATAGACAAAGAAGGATTTGTAAGGTTCTACTCAGATAACATAGGAACAACATCTGTTGAAGAATTTGCAAGGAACGTAGAAAAAACTGTTGAAAGGTTAAAGTAA
- the trpC gene encoding indole-3-glycerol phosphate synthase TrpC, with product MNILEKIVAFKIKEVERRKNEIDIDAVKKVAKEKETPFDFKKAFPKNRTNVIAEVKKASPSKGIIKEDFNPVEIAKSYERGGAAAISVLTDAEFFKGSPLYLKEVAETVKLPVLRKDFIIDEFQIYAAKALGASSFLLIVAILDDETLRNFISLGRDLGMEPLVEAHSREEVERAIKADAEIIGINNRNLKTFTVSLSTTERLLPIIKEAGKVCITESGIKEKDDIKYLKEKGVDGFLIGETLMRSENPEELLKEWIED from the coding sequence GTGAACATCTTAGAAAAGATTGTGGCTTTTAAAATAAAAGAGGTTGAAAGGCGAAAAAACGAAATAGATATTGACGCCGTAAAAAAGGTTGCAAAGGAAAAAGAAACACCGTTTGACTTTAAAAAGGCTTTTCCGAAAAACCGCACCAACGTCATCGCAGAAGTCAAAAAAGCATCACCATCAAAGGGAATAATAAAGGAAGACTTTAACCCCGTGGAGATTGCAAAAAGCTACGAAAGAGGCGGCGCCGCAGCTATTTCCGTTCTCACAGACGCAGAGTTTTTCAAAGGTTCACCTCTCTATCTTAAAGAGGTTGCAGAAACGGTAAAGCTACCCGTACTCCGAAAAGACTTTATTATTGATGAATTTCAGATATACGCAGCCAAAGCCCTCGGCGCCTCATCATTCCTCCTTATAGTGGCCATACTTGATGATGAAACGCTTAGAAACTTTATATCACTTGGAAGAGACCTTGGAATGGAACCTTTAGTTGAAGCCCATAGCAGGGAAGAGGTGGAAAGGGCTATCAAAGCGGACGCTGAAATTATCGGCATAAACAACAGAAACCTTAAAACTTTCACTGTTTCACTATCAACAACAGAGAGGTTGTTGCCGATAATAAAAGAGGCCGGAAAGGTATGCATTACAGAAAGCGGCATAAAGGAAAAAGATGACATAAAATATCTTAAAGAAAAGGGCGTTGATGGATTCCTAATAGGTGAAACACTTATGAGAAGCGAAAATCCAGAGGAGTTGCTGAAAGAATGGATAGAAGACTGA
- the glmU gene encoding bifunctional UDP-N-acetylglucosamine diphosphorylase/glucosamine-1-phosphate N-acetyltransferase GlmU — protein sequence MGFKVIILAAGKGTRFKSELPKVLHKILGKPMLWYVVKSAEEAGAEEIIVVIGHKKDLVEEFIERENLNVKTVVQEEQLGTGHAVLCAEERLKDYSGKVVILNGDTPLVKPEDIKNLTSIDSDMVVLTGETENPHGYGRVVRKGGEVLKIVEEKDATDEEKKIREINSGIYAFKAKLLFEALKSLKNDNAQGEYYLTDVLKIFKEKDLKVTAIKTEDFNSIMGVNNRYELSVAERILSERILKNHQLNGVTIHNPESCYIEPEVRIGKDTEIFGPVYIKGKTFIGERCTIGAFTEIVDSTIEDDAEVKTHCHVEKAHLKKGASAGPFSRLREGTVIETGAKTGSFVETKKAHLKKGAKANHLTYLGDCTIGENTNIGAGTITCNYDGYNKWRTEIGKNVFVGSNTLFIAPVNVGDNAITAAGSVITKDVPENTLAIARAKQVNLEGRAEKIRERNKRKKK from the coding sequence ATGGGCTTTAAAGTCATAATACTGGCAGCGGGAAAGGGAACCCGTTTTAAATCGGAACTTCCGAAAGTACTGCACAAAATACTCGGGAAACCGATGTTATGGTACGTTGTAAAATCGGCAGAAGAAGCCGGCGCAGAAGAAATAATCGTAGTCATAGGGCATAAAAAAGACCTTGTAGAAGAGTTCATAGAAAGGGAAAATCTGAACGTTAAAACCGTTGTCCAGGAAGAGCAGTTAGGCACCGGACACGCAGTCCTCTGTGCGGAAGAACGATTAAAAGACTATAGCGGAAAGGTCGTAATATTAAACGGTGATACACCTTTAGTAAAACCTGAAGACATTAAAAACCTTACTTCAATAGATAGTGACATGGTAGTTCTAACAGGTGAAACAGAGAACCCACACGGATACGGAAGGGTTGTAAGGAAGGGTGGAGAGGTTCTAAAAATCGTTGAAGAAAAAGATGCTACCGATGAAGAAAAAAAGATAAGAGAGATAAACTCAGGTATATACGCTTTTAAAGCAAAACTACTCTTTGAAGCACTCAAAAGTCTTAAAAACGACAATGCCCAGGGTGAATACTACCTCACTGACGTCCTGAAAATATTCAAAGAGAAAGATTTAAAAGTAACAGCCATAAAAACGGAAGACTTTAACTCAATAATGGGCGTAAATAACCGATACGAACTTTCCGTAGCAGAAAGAATTTTGAGTGAAAGAATCTTGAAAAATCATCAGCTAAACGGCGTAACAATCCACAATCCCGAATCCTGCTACATCGAACCGGAAGTTAGAATAGGAAAGGACACTGAAATATTCGGTCCCGTCTATATAAAAGGTAAAACATTCATAGGTGAGCGGTGCACGATAGGTGCATTCACGGAAATAGTAGATTCAACAATAGAAGATGATGCAGAAGTGAAAACCCACTGTCACGTTGAAAAGGCTCATCTTAAAAAAGGTGCATCGGCAGGGCCCTTCTCAAGGTTAAGAGAAGGCACTGTGATTGAGACAGGCGCAAAAACAGGCAGCTTCGTAGAAACGAAAAAGGCTCATCTTAAAAAAGGCGCAAAGGCAAACCATTTAACATACCTGGGGGACTGCACCATCGGAGAAAACACAAACATCGGCGCCGGAACAATCACCTGCAATTATGACGGATACAATAAATGGCGAACGGAAATAGGCAAAAACGTTTTTGTCGGAAGCAACACCCTCTTCATAGCACCTGTCAACGTCGGTGACAATGCGATTACGGCGGCAGGCTCCGTCATCACAAAAGATGTACCTGAAAATACACTTGCGATTGCAAGGGCAAAACAGGTTAATCTTGAAGGAAGGGCAGAGAAGATAAGAGAAAGAAACAAGAGGAAGAAAAAGTGA
- a CDS encoding NUDIX hydrolase produces MAVVNIKTPYLTVDGIINVQNEKGKFEGIVLIERKYPPVGLALPGGFVDYGETVEEAVIREMKEETGLDIVILRQFHVYSDPNRDPRQHTVSVVFECVARGKPEGADDAKRAIVVSYDEIPFEKIVFDHGKILRDYLEGKY; encoded by the coding sequence TACGGTTGACGGGATTATAAACGTACAGAATGAGAAAGGTAAATTTGAAGGAATTGTTCTGATAGAGAGAAAGTATCCTCCCGTCGGACTTGCACTTCCCGGTGGATTTGTAGATTACGGCGAAACGGTCGAAGAGGCAGTAATAAGAGAGATGAAAGAGGAAACCGGGCTTGACATCGTTATTTTGAGACAGTTTCACGTCTATTCAGATCCAAATAGAGATCCAAGACAACATACGGTATCCGTTGTCTTTGAATGTGTTGCCCGTGGAAAACCCGAAGGTGCGGATGATGCAAAAAGGGCAATTGTGGTTTCTTACGATGAAATACCCTTTGAAAAAATTGTCTTTGACCACGGGAAAATATTGAGAGACTACCTTGAAGGAAAGTATTGA